One part of the Glycine max cultivar Williams 82 chromosome 14, Glycine_max_v4.0, whole genome shotgun sequence genome encodes these proteins:
- the LOC100807077 gene encoding probable xyloglucan endotransglucosylase/hydrolase protein 16 — MASSYVLFMLSLSCLASTTIALGGNFNTDFNILFGDSRANIQDGGSSMSLAMDKSSGSGIATKNEYLFGRFDMQIKLIPGNSAGTVTTFYLSSQGPNHDEIDLEFLGNLSGDPYILSTNYYANGTGGREMQFYLWFDPTQDFHTYSIDWNTQRIIILVDNTPIRVMHNRESIRVPFPTSQPMKIYATLWNGDFWATRGGKVKIDWSKAPFISGFRNFNANACIAGPGASSCMGFNGGRNKGLDAQIRKHLKEIHSRWVVYDYCRDFIRFAHGFPHDCRKNK; from the exons ATGGCTTCTTCATATGTTTTATTCATGCTTTCTCTCAGCTGCTTAGCCTCAACAACAATTGCTTTGGGTGGGAATTTCAACACTGATTTTAACATTCTCTTTGGAGATAGTCGAGCTAACATACAAGATGGAGGCTCAAGCATGTCCCTTGCAATGGACAAATCTTCTGGCTCGGGCATAGCAACCAAGAACGAGTACTTGTTTGGACGATTTGACATGCAAATCAAACTTATACCTGGAAATTCTGCAGGCACTGTCACTACATTTTAT ctAAGCTCTCAAGGGCCAAACCATGATGAGATTGATTTGGAGTTCTTGGGCAACTTATCCGGTGATCCATACATTCTCTCAACCAATTATTATGCCAATGGTACTGGTGGTCGTGAGATGCAGTTCTATCTTTGGTTTGATCCTACACAGGACTTCCACACCTATTCCATTGATTGGAACACTCAGCGCATAAT AATCTTGGTGGATAACACACCCATCAGAGTGATGCACAACAGGGAGAGCATCCGTGTTCCATTCCCCACAAGTCAACCAATGAAGATTTATGCAACTTTATGGAATGGAGACTTTTGGGCAACAAGAGGGGGGAAGGTTAAGATTGATTGGTCTAAAGCTCCATTCATATCAGGTTTTAGAAATTTCAATGCGAATGCGTGCATTGCTGGACCAGGGGCCTCATCTTGCATGGGTTTCAATGGTGGAAGAAACAAAGGTCTTGATGCTCAAATCAGGAAGCATCTCAAAGAGATCCATTCAAGATGGGTTGTTTACGATTATTGCCGGGATTTCATACGTTTTGCTCATGGTTTTCCACACGATTGCCGCAAGAATAAATAA
- the LOC100803344 gene encoding uncharacterized protein isoform X1 — MPPASRRKAKQAKKYKTVTILNHHSSHSDQLQGTAVSPNHIKKMEGSLNGALQDSHKVETQILREDKEVVVEVDDSQNGDIAITDEEAPPNEENKELVDSGKVEVTQDVSESVCETFEPDAMKDGQVENTMESDVVELELKEEEGKDFLSDLAVVNDEVKETDLPSSESNNELLSVSGNEGQRETEVVVETFFKHMMFGGEEKNVLSSVVTDKLLRESEEANEVYGDSSLPLTDVASEETVETSVLKSDENDQVAPTIIEKSLDFEPTLDEIEEPSGGQEESSYESAKQSFQPSPSVPDAESTENPNIVPVAQRENTSWKSCCGLFEIMRGGDR, encoded by the exons ATGCCTCCAGCTTCAAGAAGGAAAGCAAAACAAGCCAAGAAATACAAAACTGTGACCATTCTCAACCACCATTCTTCCCACTCTGATCAACTTCAAG GGACAGCTGTTTCACCAAACCACATCAAGAAAATGGAAGGATCTCTCAATGGAGCATTACAAGACAGCCACAAAGTAGAAACACAAATTTTGAGAGAAGATAAGGAGGTGGTTGTTGAAGTTGATGATTCCCAAAATGGCGATATTGCCATCACTGATGAAGAGGCACCACCAAATGAGGAGAATAAGGAGCTGGTTGACTCAGGCAAAGTTGAAGTGACACAAGATGTTTCTGAATCAGTTTGTGAGACTTTTGAGCCTGATGCTATGAAAGATGGTCAAGTTGAGAATACAATGGAATCAGATGTAGTAGAGTTGGAATTGAAGGAAGAGGAAGGGAAAGATTTTCTATCTGATCTAGCTGTGGTTAATGATGAGGTGAAGGAAACGGATTTGCCTTCTTCAGAGAGCAATAATGAGCTCCTTTCTGTTTCAGGAAATGAGGGACAAAGAGAAACTGAAGTTGTGGTTGAAACATTTTTTAAGCACATGATGTTTGGTGGAGAGGAGAAGAATGTTTTGTCTTCAGTTGTGACAGATAAGTTGCTTAGAGAGAGTGAGGAAGCAAATGAAGTCTATGGTGATTCTTCTTTGCCTCTAACTGATGTGGCTTCAGAGGAAACTGTGGAGACAAGCGTTCTAAAATCAGATGAGAATGACCAGGTTGCTCCAACCATAATTGAGAAATCATTGGATTTTGAGCCAACATTGGATGAGATTGAGGAACCATCAGGTGGTCAAGAAGAGTCATCCTATGAAAGTGCCAAGCAGTCTTTTCAACCATCACCAAGTGTTCCTGATGCTGAAAGCACTGAAAATCCG AACATTGTTCCTGTGGCTCAAAGGGAAAACACCTCTTGGAAGAGTTGCTGCGGACTCTTTGAGATTATGAGGGGTGGTGATAGATAA
- the LOC100803344 gene encoding uncharacterized protein isoform X2, translating into MEGSLNGALQDSHKVETQILREDKEVVVEVDDSQNGDIAITDEEAPPNEENKELVDSGKVEVTQDVSESVCETFEPDAMKDGQVENTMESDVVELELKEEEGKDFLSDLAVVNDEVKETDLPSSESNNELLSVSGNEGQRETEVVVETFFKHMMFGGEEKNVLSSVVTDKLLRESEEANEVYGDSSLPLTDVASEETVETSVLKSDENDQVAPTIIEKSLDFEPTLDEIEEPSGGQEESSYESAKQSFQPSPSVPDAESTENPNIVPVAQRENTSWKSCCGLFEIMRGGDR; encoded by the exons ATGGAAGGATCTCTCAATGGAGCATTACAAGACAGCCACAAAGTAGAAACACAAATTTTGAGAGAAGATAAGGAGGTGGTTGTTGAAGTTGATGATTCCCAAAATGGCGATATTGCCATCACTGATGAAGAGGCACCACCAAATGAGGAGAATAAGGAGCTGGTTGACTCAGGCAAAGTTGAAGTGACACAAGATGTTTCTGAATCAGTTTGTGAGACTTTTGAGCCTGATGCTATGAAAGATGGTCAAGTTGAGAATACAATGGAATCAGATGTAGTAGAGTTGGAATTGAAGGAAGAGGAAGGGAAAGATTTTCTATCTGATCTAGCTGTGGTTAATGATGAGGTGAAGGAAACGGATTTGCCTTCTTCAGAGAGCAATAATGAGCTCCTTTCTGTTTCAGGAAATGAGGGACAAAGAGAAACTGAAGTTGTGGTTGAAACATTTTTTAAGCACATGATGTTTGGTGGAGAGGAGAAGAATGTTTTGTCTTCAGTTGTGACAGATAAGTTGCTTAGAGAGAGTGAGGAAGCAAATGAAGTCTATGGTGATTCTTCTTTGCCTCTAACTGATGTGGCTTCAGAGGAAACTGTGGAGACAAGCGTTCTAAAATCAGATGAGAATGACCAGGTTGCTCCAACCATAATTGAGAAATCATTGGATTTTGAGCCAACATTGGATGAGATTGAGGAACCATCAGGTGGTCAAGAAGAGTCATCCTATGAAAGTGCCAAGCAGTCTTTTCAACCATCACCAAGTGTTCCTGATGCTGAAAGCACTGAAAATCCG AACATTGTTCCTGTGGCTCAAAGGGAAAACACCTCTTGGAAGAGTTGCTGCGGACTCTTTGAGATTATGAGGGGTGGTGATAGATAA